Proteins from a single region of Phycisphaeraceae bacterium D3-23:
- a CDS encoding HD domain-containing protein, whose amino-acid sequence MTTTDTRVMIDSLQAAQHLAGVYAVQNLQLGTTKAGKPFLKMLLADKTGRTPGRMWSTTEEQFRSLPTDGFVYIEGQTQPYQGEMQIIVHQIREHVPTERELMELLPATEHDVDEMFGDVLRLLQSIVHPALKCLVDRYLEDGDLMQKFCQAPAAQTLHHAYLGGLLEHTLSLMTLADKMVEHYPHLSRDIVLMGLFLHDLGKCHELTWMEGFGYSTDGQLVGHIGRGAVLLNEKCKQCEDPELGDAAVKVPDAMRMVLEHIIFSHHGVPEFGALKLPATPEAIFISNLDNLDAKMNMALDAAAREKMGKDDLGGDFTEKLWALGTRLYRPDPSRLEA is encoded by the coding sequence ATGACGACGACTGATACCCGTGTGATGATCGATTCGCTGCAGGCCGCCCAGCATCTTGCCGGGGTCTATGCGGTGCAGAACCTCCAGCTCGGGACGACGAAGGCGGGTAAGCCGTTCTTGAAGATGCTGCTTGCCGACAAGACCGGCCGGACCCCCGGGCGGATGTGGAGCACCACCGAGGAGCAGTTCCGGTCGCTACCGACGGACGGGTTTGTGTACATCGAGGGGCAGACCCAGCCGTACCAGGGGGAGATGCAGATCATCGTGCACCAGATCCGCGAGCACGTGCCGACCGAGCGTGAGCTGATGGAGCTTTTGCCCGCGACGGAGCATGATGTCGATGAGATGTTTGGCGATGTGCTTCGGCTGCTGCAGTCGATCGTGCACCCGGCGCTGAAGTGTTTAGTCGATCGGTACTTGGAGGATGGCGACCTGATGCAGAAATTCTGCCAGGCCCCGGCCGCGCAGACGCTGCACCACGCGTACCTCGGCGGGCTCTTGGAACACACGCTGTCGCTGATGACCTTGGCGGACAAGATGGTGGAGCACTACCCGCACCTGTCGCGCGACATCGTGCTGATGGGGCTGTTCCTGCACGACCTGGGCAAGTGCCACGAGCTGACGTGGATGGAGGGCTTTGGCTATTCGACCGACGGGCAACTCGTCGGCCACATCGGGCGCGGTGCCGTGCTGCTCAACGAGAAGTGCAAGCAGTGCGAGGACCCCGAGCTGGGCGACGCGGCGGTCAAGGTCCCCGACGCGATGCGCATGGTGCTCGAACACATCATCTTCAGCCATCACGGCGTGCCTGAGTTCGGCGCGCTCAAGCTGCCGGCGACGCCCGAGGCGATCTTTATCTCGAACCTCGACAACCTCGACGCGAAGATGAACATGGCGCTCGACGCCGCGGCGCGCGAGAAGATGGGCAAAGACGACCTGGGCGGCGACTTTACCGAGAAGCTCTGGGCGCTGGGCACCCGGCTGTACCGGCCCGACCCGTCGCGGCTGGAGGCGTGA
- a CDS encoding bacterial transcriptional activator domain-containing protein, translated as MMRSVFLLVLLIGLVCPAAAQDDAALEDRPMALEPLPVNVETSRRLAGRVAMAAGRFTLPEVGALLECELGVTVRFDWDGLAEVEVTPQTRVEFAAGESAGDRLLSMVLLEAVPDAGENYPTYLLMDGTVVVGTTRSLVRLAPQVFWPDREEADRPLTAEDRALMALDRIVTINIDDVGWGAVLDYIRDATGVNIVVNWVMLDVVSIDPDTVVSVNLNRVPARELLEAALEQVGAEEFEDDKPGYTLSDGVVYISTRAEIKNSKTTVVLYDIRDLLEASLGTDLVAVYQDDALAMELLALRQKNLTGAFEGRHREELIDELIELIQDTVGAPDEWLDDESSIRELNGNFIIKTTWHNHRAIAALLDRLRAGQNVEHLAFVRELECVRLLRRAEGHRTAGEHAEALSRVEEALAVDPLHETARALRVVLEETIGRQGE; from the coding sequence ATGATGCGCTCTGTGTTTTTGCTTGTTTTGTTGATCGGGCTGGTATGCCCCGCGGCCGCGCAGGACGACGCGGCTTTGGAAGATCGGCCGATGGCGTTGGAGCCGCTGCCGGTGAATGTGGAGACGTCGCGTCGGCTTGCCGGGCGGGTGGCGATGGCGGCGGGGCGGTTTACGCTGCCCGAGGTCGGGGCGCTGCTGGAGTGTGAGCTCGGCGTGACGGTGCGGTTTGACTGGGACGGGCTGGCCGAGGTCGAGGTGACGCCGCAGACGCGGGTCGAGTTTGCGGCTGGGGAGTCGGCGGGGGATCGGCTGTTGTCGATGGTGCTGCTCGAAGCGGTGCCCGACGCGGGGGAGAACTACCCGACGTACCTGCTGATGGACGGCACGGTGGTGGTGGGCACGACGCGGTCGCTCGTGCGCCTCGCGCCGCAGGTGTTCTGGCCCGACCGCGAAGAAGCGGACCGGCCGCTGACGGCGGAGGACCGGGCGCTGATGGCGCTGGACCGGATCGTGACGATCAATATCGACGATGTCGGTTGGGGCGCGGTGCTTGATTACATCCGCGATGCGACGGGGGTGAATATTGTTGTGAACTGGGTGATGTTGGATGTGGTCTCGATCGATCCTGATACGGTCGTTTCGGTGAACCTAAACCGGGTACCCGCGCGCGAGCTACTGGAGGCCGCCCTTGAGCAGGTCGGGGCCGAGGAGTTCGAGGACGACAAGCCCGGCTACACGCTGTCCGACGGCGTGGTGTACATCTCGACACGCGCCGAGATCAAGAACAGCAAGACGACGGTTGTGCTGTACGACATCCGCGACCTGCTTGAGGCGTCGCTTGGCACCGACCTTGTCGCGGTGTACCAAGACGATGCGCTGGCGATGGAGCTGTTGGCGCTTCGGCAGAAGAACTTGACGGGGGCCTTCGAGGGCCGGCACCGCGAAGAGCTGATCGACGAGCTGATCGAGCTGATCCAGGACACGGTGGGTGCGCCGGACGAGTGGCTGGATGACGAGTCGTCGATCCGCGAGCTCAACGGCAACTTCATCATCAAGACGACGTGGCACAACCACCGCGCGATCGCGGCGCTGCTGGATCGGCTGCGTGCGGGGCAGAACGTGGAGCACCTCGCGTTTGTGCGGGAGCTGGAGTGTGTGCGATTGCTGCGCCGGGCCGAGGGGCATCGCACGGCCGGGGAGCACGCCGAGGCGCTTTCGCGGGTCGAGGAGGCGTTGGCGGTGGACCCGCTGCACGAGACGGCGCGGGCGCTGCGCGTGGTGTTGGAGGAGACGATCGGTCGGCAGGGGGAGTAG
- a CDS encoding ATP-dependent Clp protease proteolytic subunit, whose amino-acid sequence MQYPANPLDGNTLTISDRRIPLNGAIGSGMADYITSRIHYFNNLNNEAPIFIVIDGSPGGSVMEGFRIVTAMQNSDAPVHVVVKSYAASMAAVITTLAEESYTYPHALILHHQMSSGMSGNLTQQRESLEEGYEWAARLADPVAEKMGVTPERFTELMYENNSDGDWGEFGDVAVGLKWCNHVVTEINETAIVTAPGSGAARGIRMAHDDVTPFAGFSQQELFECPVQYETVTDGNGKSYVALPRLVPGDLYYIANPDNFYRIAE is encoded by the coding sequence ATGCAGTACCCCGCCAACCCGCTGGACGGCAACACGCTGACGATCTCCGACCGCCGCATCCCCCTCAACGGCGCGATCGGCTCGGGCATGGCCGACTACATCACCAGCCGGATCCACTACTTCAACAACCTCAACAACGAGGCCCCGATCTTCATCGTCATCGACGGCTCGCCCGGCGGGTCGGTGATGGAGGGCTTCCGCATCGTCACCGCGATGCAGAACTCCGACGCGCCCGTCCACGTCGTGGTCAAGTCCTACGCCGCGTCGATGGCCGCCGTCATCACCACCCTCGCCGAAGAGTCCTACACCTACCCCCACGCCCTGATCCTGCACCACCAGATGTCCTCGGGCATGAGCGGTAACCTCACGCAGCAGCGCGAGTCGCTCGAAGAGGGCTACGAGTGGGCCGCCCGCCTGGCCGACCCCGTCGCCGAAAAGATGGGTGTCACGCCCGAACGCTTCACCGAGCTGATGTACGAGAACAACTCGGATGGCGACTGGGGCGAGTTCGGCGACGTCGCCGTCGGGCTCAAGTGGTGTAACCACGTCGTCACCGAGATCAACGAGACCGCGATCGTCACCGCGCCCGGCAGCGGTGCAGCCCGCGGCATCCGCATGGCACACGACGACGTCACGCCCTTCGCCGGCTTCTCGCAGCAGGAGCTCTTCGAGTGCCCCGTCCAGTACGAGACCGTCACCGACGGCAACGGCAAGAGCTACGTCGCCCTGCCCCGCCTCGTGCCCGGCGACCTCTACTACATCGCCAACCCCGACAACTTCTACCGCATCGCGGAGTAA
- the recO gene encoding DNA repair protein RecO translates to MPRFKDQAICIRALDWSETSQIVVMLTEHHGKVRGLAKGSRRQSPSAIAKFSGGIHLLNAGEVIATTRRNTQLATVTEWDLQNDCFHLRTCFRGQRLAMYGADLCNAMLADEDAHPGTFAALRGFLGALKLREPAAQDAALLRFQWRVLSDCGFRPELERDVAAAGALDALGKAKAYTFDPRLGGFTTRAGVSDTPWRVRAATLALLRAAASGDAFEGADPAGVGRANRLLCVYARSLLDQELATMGAVLGSSG, encoded by the coding sequence ATGCCGCGATTCAAGGACCAGGCGATCTGCATCCGTGCGTTGGACTGGTCCGAGACCAGCCAGATCGTTGTGATGCTCACGGAGCACCACGGCAAGGTGCGCGGGCTGGCCAAGGGGTCGCGTCGGCAGAGCCCGTCCGCGATCGCGAAGTTCTCCGGCGGCATCCATCTACTCAACGCCGGCGAGGTCATCGCCACGACCCGCCGCAACACGCAACTCGCGACCGTCACCGAGTGGGATTTACAGAACGACTGCTTCCACCTGCGCACCTGCTTCCGGGGGCAGCGGCTGGCGATGTACGGGGCCGACCTTTGTAACGCGATGCTGGCGGATGAGGATGCGCACCCGGGGACGTTCGCGGCGCTGCGTGGTTTTCTGGGGGCGCTCAAGCTCAGGGAGCCCGCGGCGCAGGACGCGGCGCTCTTGCGGTTCCAGTGGCGGGTGCTATCGGACTGCGGGTTTCGGCCGGAGCTTGAGCGTGACGTCGCGGCGGCGGGGGCGCTGGATGCGCTGGGCAAGGCGAAGGCGTACACATTTGATCCGCGGCTGGGCGGGTTCACGACGCGGGCTGGGGTGTCCGATACGCCTTGGCGTGTGCGTGCTGCGACGCTTGCGCTGCTGCGCGCTGCCGCGTCGGGCGATGCGTTCGAGGGCGCGGACCCGGCGGGCGTTGGCCGGGCGAATCGCCTGCTGTGTGTTTATGCCCGGTCGTTGCTGGACCAGGAGCTGGCGACGATGGGGGCGGTGCTGGGCTCGTCGGGTTAG
- a CDS encoding class I tRNA ligase family protein — protein MPTAPTNAPHATDLPPLYDPTQVEPHVLERYLASKAYAAFPNRGQGAKGPGGQVGGGTEGAQHSAPAPLDPSAPPYSIVIPPPNVTAALHLGHALNNTLQDILTRVHRMRGFNTLWMPGTDHAGIATQTVVDKRLQQEGKKALKDYKQDELAGKDGRGQFIAQVTAWKDEYEAVITNQLKQMGCSCDWDRQRFTMDDQCAKAVREAFFQLFKDGLIYRGKRLVNWDPATQTALSDDEVEMETIDGNFYYMRYPVCDADGNTTGEFATVATTRPETMLGDTAVAVNPKDAPRAKYIGRFVKLPIVNRIIPIVGDDYVVIPDADSEDAKAKMASGFLKVTPAHDPNDYEIGQRHDLPIINVMAPDASISIDHGWPAEENPGENEELKPLVGLAREEARKQIVIWFKQNDLMQEVKPYRHAVGHSYRSHVPVEPYYTDQWYVKVTDDRLAGAALRAMDASQFEGDGGTGILPVVPPKTVDQSLDRSRRNLPHWEQGGSTYFVTYRVRSGELSEAERKIALDAAMHWHGERMDLHAAVVMPDHVHLLLTPYMADEGNWHSLSALLHSIKSFSANQINRVRGATGSLWLDESFDRIVRDEDEFYEKWNYIRNNPVKSGLSDEQGQYEWLWELEGEHRQDACATGEGGLKFYPERYAKTFQAWHENIRDWCISRQLWWGHRIPVWRKRVELTEINWVDELAGKSGLDDIISGQWKTAHVVFQRVRDGIVVDPKHDLNPVVAQTEGAYDIFICALSDEEMKQLEAAGFERDPDVLDTWFSSALWPLSTLGWPEQTPELATWNPTSVLCTAREIITLWVSRMVMFNKYFTSNPTTSRDREGADPGGEENKLAGPLPDGRGSSDGVSSEKDASEGHLPFKHVFIHAMIQDGHGQKMSKSLGNGVDPMDIIHSHGSDAMRFTLTKMTTQTQDVRLPVDMVDPRTGETFTPTYITAKNGYKVAAPLQEHNGSKMVSSYGVATGEAVASDDLPLARNSSEKFDEGQRFANKLWNAFRFALPLLQSDGGSPRSADSTSGGVGFGLADKWILNQLGKTIETVDKALAEYRFSDYATALYDFFWRDLCDWYVEIVKPTVKEDPAQQRVLATCLDAALRLLHPAMPFITERLWEALRGTAADIERAEGVALPDSETLIRAAWPTAEPSLRDEDAGRDFELLRSIVEAIRNARNAYKIPPRQDVEATTKAPAHIAQLILDNRAITQPLTRCVGRGVGPQIDKPQGAAAVIVGDVTVYLHDVVDTEVEKERLDKALAEKEKAVKMLEGRLSNKKYVDNAPAHLVQETRDQHAAAVKERDVVKQQLDELG, from the coding sequence ATGCCCACCGCCCCGACCAACGCCCCCCACGCCACGGACCTCCCCCCGCTGTACGACCCGACCCAGGTCGAGCCGCACGTCCTCGAACGCTACCTCGCGTCCAAGGCCTACGCGGCCTTCCCGAACAGGGGCCAAGGGGCCAAGGGGCCAGGGGGCCAAGTGGGGGGGGGGACAGAAGGGGCGCAACACTCGGCCCCTGCGCCCCTCGACCCCTCGGCCCCTCCTTACAGCATCGTCATCCCGCCGCCCAACGTCACCGCGGCGCTGCACCTGGGCCATGCGCTCAACAACACGCTGCAGGACATCCTCACCCGCGTCCACCGCATGCGCGGGTTCAACACGCTCTGGATGCCCGGCACCGACCACGCCGGCATCGCCACCCAGACCGTCGTCGATAAACGCCTCCAGCAAGAGGGCAAGAAGGCGCTCAAGGACTACAAGCAGGACGAGCTCGCAGGCAAGGACGGCCGAGGTCAATTCATCGCCCAGGTGACCGCGTGGAAGGACGAGTACGAGGCCGTCATCACGAACCAGCTCAAGCAGATGGGCTGCTCGTGCGACTGGGACCGCCAGCGGTTCACGATGGACGACCAGTGCGCGAAGGCCGTGCGCGAGGCGTTCTTCCAGCTCTTCAAGGACGGCCTCATCTACCGCGGCAAACGGCTGGTGAACTGGGACCCCGCGACGCAGACCGCGCTGTCCGACGACGAGGTCGAGATGGAGACCATTGATGGGAACTTCTACTACATGAGGTACCCCGTATGCGATGCGGACGGCAACACTACCGGCGAGTTCGCGACCGTCGCGACGACGCGCCCCGAGACGATGCTGGGCGATACGGCCGTGGCGGTGAACCCCAAGGATGCGCCGCGCGCCAAGTACATCGGCCGGTTCGTCAAGCTCCCCATCGTCAACCGCATCATCCCCATCGTCGGCGACGACTACGTCGTGATCCCGGACGCCGACAGCGAAGACGCCAAGGCCAAGATGGCCTCGGGATTCCTCAAGGTCACCCCCGCCCACGACCCCAACGACTACGAGATCGGCCAGCGCCACGACCTGCCGATCATCAACGTTATGGCACCGGATGCCAGCATCTCCATCGACCACGGCTGGCCCGCGGAAGAAAACCCCGGCGAGAACGAGGAACTCAAGCCGCTTGTCGGCTTAGCGCGCGAAGAAGCCCGCAAGCAGATCGTCATCTGGTTCAAGCAGAACGACCTGATGCAGGAAGTGAAGCCGTACCGCCACGCGGTGGGGCATAGCTATCGCAGCCACGTGCCGGTCGAGCCCTACTACACCGACCAGTGGTACGTGAAGGTGACGGACGACCGGCTGGCCGGCGCCGCGCTCCGCGCGATGGATGCGTCGCAGTTTGAGGGGGATGGTGGCACAGGCATCCTGCCTGTGGTCCCCCCCAAGACAGTTGATCAATCCCTGGACCGCAGCCGCCGCAACCTCCCCCACTGGGAGCAGGGCGGCAGCACCTACTTTGTGACCTACCGAGTTCGAAGCGGCGAACTCAGTGAAGCCGAGCGCAAGATTGCTTTAGATGCGGCCATGCACTGGCACGGCGAACGGATGGATTTACACGCCGCGGTAGTCATGCCCGACCACGTCCACCTCCTGCTGACACCATACATGGCGGATGAGGGAAACTGGCACAGCTTGTCGGCACTGCTCCACAGCATCAAGAGTTTTTCGGCGAACCAGATCAACAGGGTACGTGGCGCGACCGGATCGCTTTGGCTTGACGAATCCTTTGATCGGATCGTCCGGGATGAGGATGAGTTCTATGAGAAGTGGAACTACATCCGTAACAACCCGGTCAAGTCTGGCTTGTCTGATGAACAGGGCCAGTATGAATGGCTTTGGGAGCTTGAGGGGGAACACAGGCAGGATGCCTGTGCCACCGGGGAGGGCGGCCTCAAGTTCTACCCCGAGCGCTACGCCAAGACGTTCCAGGCCTGGCACGAGAACATCCGCGACTGGTGCATCAGCCGACAACTCTGGTGGGGGCACCGGATCCCGGTGTGGCGTAAGCGCGTTGAACTCACCGAAATAAACTGGGTAGATGAGCTTGCAGGTAAGTCTGGTCTGGATGACATCATTTCAGGGCAGTGGAAAACTGCGCATGTAGTTTTTCAAAGAGTTCGAGATGGCATCGTTGTTGATCCCAAGCACGACTTGAATCCTGTGGTTGCTCAGACAGAAGGGGCATATGACATCTTCATCTGTGCGCTATCCGATGAGGAAATGAAACAGCTTGAAGCCGCGGGATTTGAACGCGACCCCGACGTCCTCGACACATGGTTTTCCTCGGCACTTTGGCCGTTGTCGACACTGGGTTGGCCGGAGCAGACGCCGGAGTTGGCGACGTGGAACCCGACGTCTGTTTTATGCACGGCTCGCGAGATCATCACGCTATGGGTCTCGCGCATGGTGATGTTTAACAAGTACTTCACGAGCAACCCAACCACGAGCCGCGACCGTGAGGGAGCGGACCCTGGGGGTGAAGAAAACAAGTTGGCTGGTCCGCTCCCTGACGGTCGCGGCTCGTCAGATGGTGTCTCGTCAGAAAAAGACGCGTCGGAGGGGCACCTCCCCTTCAAGCACGTCTTCATCCACGCGATGATCCAGGATGGGCACGGGCAGAAGATGTCCAAGTCCCTGGGCAACGGCGTGGACCCGATGGACATCATCCACAGCCACGGCAGCGACGCCATGCGCTTCACGCTCACCAAGATGACCACGCAGACCCAGGACGTCCGCCTGCCCGTGGACATGGTCGACCCCAGGACCGGCGAGACGTTTACGCCCACCTACATCACCGCGAAGAACGGCTACAAGGTGGCGGCACCTTTGCAGGAGCACAACGGCAGCAAGATGGTCTCGTCCTACGGCGTCGCGACGGGCGAGGCGGTGGCGAGTGACGACCTGCCGCTGGCGCGCAACAGCAGCGAGAAGTTTGACGAGGGGCAGCGGTTTGCGAACAAGCTGTGGAACGCGTTTCGGTTTGCGCTGCCGTTGTTGCAAAGCGACGGGGGAAGCCCACGCTCGGCGGACTCAACTTCCGGGGGCGTGGGCTTCGGGTTGGCGGACAAGTGGATCCTCAATCAGCTCGGCAAGACGATCGAGACGGTGGACAAGGCGCTGGCGGAGTACCGGTTCAGCGACTACGCGACGGCGCTGTACGACTTCTTCTGGCGCGACCTGTGCGACTGGTATGTGGAGATCGTCAAGCCGACGGTGAAGGAAGACCCGGCCCAGCAGCGGGTGCTGGCGACGTGCCTGGACGCGGCGCTGCGGCTGCTGCACCCGGCCATGCCGTTCATCACCGAGCGGCTGTGGGAGGCGCTGCGTGGCACGGCCGCAGACATCGAGCGTGCCGAAGGCGTCGCGCTGCCCGACAGCGAGACGCTGATCCGCGCGGCGTGGCCGACGGCCGAGCCGTCGCTGCGTGATGAAGACGCCGGACGCGACTTCGAGCTGCTGCGTTCGATCGTCGAAGCGATCCGCAATGCGCGCAACGCCTACAAGATCCCGCCGCGCCAGGATGTGGAGGCGACGACCAAGGCCCCGGCCCACATCGCGCAGCTTATCCTGGACAACCGCGCGATCACCCAGCCCCTGACGCGCTGCGTCGGGCGCGGCGTCGGGCCGCAGATCGACAAGCCCCAGGGCGCGGCGGCGGTGATCGTCGGCGATGTCACGGTGTACCTGCACGACGTGGTGGATACCGAGGTCGAGAAGGAACGGCTCGACAAGGCGCTGGCCGAGAAGGAGAAGGCGGTGAAGATGCTGGAGGGCCGGCTGAGCAACAAGAAGTACGTTGACAATGCCCCGGCCCACCTCGTGCAGGAGACGCGCGACCAGCACGCCGCCGCGGTGAAGGAGCGGGACGTGGTGAAGCAGCAGCTCGATGAGTTGGGTTAG
- the serB gene encoding phosphoserine phosphatase SerB, whose protein sequence is MHRSLVILAGPCLTDDHFRAVSTALAPQRMELANITPLSLHPDQRAEQTRAVKPGGRHPRALEVSGGGGDAAVMAFEGEPLHPHALPQAMLELHKLMGVDVNWMTKDDFLSDIKLAVFDMDSTLIQHEVIDELAIEMGKGVEVAAVTEKAMRGEIDFDTSLQYRVKVLAGLGDDTLARVADRLKLTPGAATLIATLKQRGVTTAILSGGFTYFAESVKDRLGLDFFHANKLEIVGGALTGRVTPPIVNAQRKRDLLTEITSDLGLRPEQTLAVGDGANDLDMLAAAGLGVAYHAKPKVQQQARLRVNTQALEGVLYLLGIPQSEWAHGVGSPPKGRV, encoded by the coding sequence ATGCACCGATCCCTCGTCATCCTCGCCGGCCCGTGTCTGACCGACGACCACTTCCGCGCGGTCTCGACCGCGCTCGCGCCCCAGCGCATGGAGCTGGCGAACATCACGCCGTTGTCGCTGCACCCGGATCAACGGGCGGAACAAACCCGCGCGGTAAAGCCCGGGGGTCGCCACCCCCGGGCTTTAGAGGTTTCCGGGGGCGGGGGCGACGCCGCCGTCATGGCCTTCGAGGGCGAGCCGCTGCACCCGCACGCGCTGCCCCAGGCGATGCTCGAGCTGCACAAGCTCATGGGCGTCGATGTCAACTGGATGACGAAGGACGACTTCCTAAGCGACATCAAGCTCGCGGTGTTCGACATGGACTCGACGCTGATCCAGCACGAGGTGATCGACGAGCTCGCGATCGAGATGGGCAAGGGCGTCGAGGTCGCGGCCGTGACCGAGAAGGCGATGCGGGGGGAGATCGATTTCGATACGTCGCTGCAGTACCGCGTCAAGGTCCTGGCCGGGCTCGGCGACGACACGCTCGCCAGAGTCGCCGATCGATTGAAGCTCACGCCCGGCGCGGCGACGCTGATCGCGACACTCAAGCAGCGCGGCGTGACGACCGCGATCCTCTCGGGCGGCTTCACGTACTTCGCCGAGTCGGTTAAGGATCGCCTCGGACTCGACTTCTTCCACGCCAACAAGCTCGAGATCGTCGGCGGCGCGTTGACCGGCCGCGTGACCCCGCCGATCGTGAACGCCCAGCGCAAGCGCGACCTGTTGACCGAGATCACCAGCGACCTCGGGCTCAGGCCGGAGCAGACGCTGGCGGTGGGCGACGGCGCGAACGACCTCGACATGCTCGCCGCCGCCGGGCTGGGCGTTGCCTACCACGCCAAGCCGAAGGTGCAGCAGCAGGCAAGACTGCGGGTCAACACACAGGCGCTCGAGGGCGTGCTGTACCTTTTGGGGATTCCCCAGAGTGAGTGGGCCCATGGCGTCGGTTCGCCCCCCAAGGGCCGGGTATAA
- a CDS encoding signal recognition particle protein yields MLGNLSDKFDNALRKLSGKAEISEANVRDAMDDVRTALLEADVHYEVAESFCDRVLEQATGEAVLKALQPGEQMIKIVNDELIRLLGGDEALAATQEHGAGYVPGETSADSELMFVTPGPTIVMMCGLQGSGKTTTCGKLAAVLKKRGKKVMLCAADLQRPAAVKQLEVLADQVESTVEGPSGAEVVFYGEADKCAEYGKAVGVAVKVCQNAFKEAKKQNVDVLILDTAGRLHINDDLMGELRRVNGALSPHNIMLVIDAMTGQDAVNSAKAFNDQLELDGVILTKFDSDTRGGAALTVKHVTGKPIKYIGTGEQMDALEPFHPARIAGRILGMGDIVSLVERAQEQVTEEEAAALQEKMSSGKMTMDDFLSQLKKIRKMGSMKSILGMMPGIGKALKDLPIEEKQIDQTEAIIQSMTMDERKDVDLLDNSRRRRIAKGAGQDSKAVSQLVKGFEMVSVMGQQMSGMGMLGRMKSMAGLGSAEMAQMAQSAAQPGRLKGSSKQSQQRKKKFKQRKGKRR; encoded by the coding sequence ATGCTCGGCAACCTCTCCGATAAATTCGACAACGCCCTCCGTAAGCTTTCCGGCAAGGCCGAGATCAGCGAGGCCAACGTCCGCGACGCGATGGACGATGTCCGCACCGCGCTGCTCGAAGCGGATGTCCACTACGAGGTCGCCGAGTCGTTTTGCGACCGTGTGCTTGAGCAGGCGACGGGTGAAGCCGTGCTCAAGGCCTTGCAGCCCGGCGAGCAGATGATCAAGATCGTCAACGACGAGCTGATCCGCCTGCTCGGCGGTGACGAGGCGCTCGCGGCGACGCAGGAACACGGCGCGGGCTATGTGCCCGGCGAGACCTCGGCCGACAGCGAGCTGATGTTCGTGACGCCCGGCCCAACGATCGTGATGATGTGCGGGCTCCAGGGCTCGGGCAAGACGACGACCTGCGGCAAGCTCGCGGCCGTGCTCAAGAAGCGCGGCAAGAAGGTCATGCTCTGCGCGGCCGACCTCCAGCGCCCCGCGGCGGTCAAGCAGCTCGAAGTGTTGGCCGACCAGGTCGAGTCCACCGTCGAGGGCCCGTCGGGGGCCGAGGTCGTGTTCTACGGCGAGGCGGACAAGTGTGCCGAGTACGGCAAGGCGGTGGGCGTCGCGGTCAAGGTCTGCCAAAACGCCTTCAAAGAAGCGAAAAAGCAGAATGTCGACGTCCTGATCCTCGACACCGCGGGCCGGCTGCACATCAACGACGACCTGATGGGCGAGCTGCGCCGGGTCAACGGCGCGCTCTCCCCGCACAACATCATGCTCGTGATCGACGCGATGACCGGGCAGGACGCGGTCAACTCGGCCAAGGCGTTCAACGACCAGCTCGAGCTCGACGGCGTGATCCTCACGAAGTTTGACTCCGACACGCGCGGGGGCGCGGCGCTCACCGTCAAGCACGTCACCGGCAAGCCGATCAAGTACATCGGCACGGGCGAGCAGATGGACGCGCTCGAGCCGTTCCACCCCGCGCGCATCGCCGGCCGGATCCTCGGGATGGGCGACATCGTCTCGCTCGTCGAACGCGCGCAGGAACAGGTCACCGAGGAAGAGGCCGCCGCGCTGCAGGAGAAGATGTCGTCGGGCAAGATGACGATGGACGACTTTTTGAGCCAGCTCAAGAAGATCCGCAAGATGGGGTCGATGAAGTCGATCCTCGGGATGATGCCCGGCATCGGCAAGGCCCTGAAAGACCTGCCCATCGAGGAGAAGCAGATCGACCAGACCGAGGCGATCATCCAGTCGATGACGATGGACGAGCGCAAGGATGTCGATCTACTCGACAACAGCCGCCGCCGCCGCATCGCGAAGGGCGCGGGCCAGGACTCCAAGGCCGTGTCGCAATTGGTGAAGGGTTTCGAGATGGTGAGCGTGATGGGCCAGCAGATGTCGGGGATGGGGATGCTCGGCCGGATGAAGTCGATGGCGGGCTTGGGCAGCGCGGAGATGGCGCAGATGGCCCAGAGCGCCGCGCAGCCCGGGCGGCTCAAAGGTTCGAGCAAGCAGAGCCAGCAGCGCAAGAAGAAGTTCAAGCAGCGCAAGGGCAAACGGCGGTAG